From Streptomyces griseorubiginosus, one genomic window encodes:
- a CDS encoding UDP-glucose/GDP-mannose dehydrogenase family protein — protein sequence MRLTVIGTGYLGATHAACMAELGHEVLGVDVDPDKVAALQAGRVPFHEPGLPELIAKHTASGRLGFTTDYAEAGAFGDVHFVCVGTPQRQGSEGADLTYVDAAFTAIAEHAREGSLLVGKSTVPVGTAERLAGLLEGVEVAWNPEFLREGFAVEDTLRPDRLVFGVRSARAEAVLRSVYAPVLDAGTPVVVADHPTAELVKTAANAFLATKISFINAMAEICEAAGGDVGVLAEAIGYDDRIGRKFLRAGVGFGGGCLPKDIRAFAHRADELGVSLSFLREVDAINMRRRDKVVDLARELCGGSVLGARVAVLGAAFKPDSDDIRDSPALNVAARLRLDGADVTVFDPEALDNARKAFPLLGYAMSAQEALRGADLVLHLTEWPQFREIDPERAAQLVNRPWIVDGRGVLDADRWTAAGWHFRALGRPAPVGEGIPSGLSGEGKK from the coding sequence ATGCGGCTCACAGTCATCGGCACCGGCTATCTCGGTGCCACCCACGCCGCCTGCATGGCGGAGCTCGGACACGAGGTGCTCGGGGTCGACGTGGACCCCGACAAGGTCGCCGCGTTGCAGGCGGGCCGGGTGCCCTTCCACGAGCCCGGGCTGCCCGAGCTGATCGCGAAGCACACGGCGAGCGGACGGCTCGGGTTCACGACCGACTACGCGGAGGCCGGGGCCTTCGGTGACGTGCACTTCGTGTGTGTCGGAACCCCGCAGCGCCAGGGTTCGGAAGGCGCCGACCTGACCTACGTCGACGCGGCCTTCACGGCGATCGCCGAGCACGCGCGCGAGGGCTCGCTGCTGGTCGGCAAGTCGACCGTGCCCGTGGGGACGGCCGAGCGGCTGGCCGGCCTCCTCGAGGGCGTCGAGGTCGCCTGGAACCCGGAGTTCCTGCGCGAGGGCTTCGCCGTCGAGGACACCCTGCGCCCGGACCGGCTGGTGTTCGGCGTCCGCTCCGCGCGGGCGGAAGCGGTCCTGCGCTCGGTGTACGCACCGGTCCTCGACGCCGGCACCCCCGTCGTCGTCGCCGACCACCCCACCGCCGAGCTGGTCAAGACGGCCGCCAACGCGTTCCTCGCCACCAAGATCTCCTTCATCAACGCGATGGCCGAGATCTGCGAGGCCGCGGGTGGGGATGTCGGTGTCCTCGCCGAGGCCATCGGGTACGACGACCGGATCGGCCGGAAGTTCCTGCGTGCAGGGGTCGGCTTCGGCGGGGGCTGCCTGCCCAAGGACATCCGCGCCTTCGCGCACCGGGCCGACGAGCTCGGGGTCTCGCTGTCGTTCCTGCGCGAGGTCGACGCGATCAACATGCGGCGCCGCGACAAGGTTGTCGACCTGGCGCGGGAGCTGTGCGGCGGATCGGTGCTCGGGGCCCGCGTCGCCGTACTCGGAGCGGCCTTCAAGCCCGACTCCGACGACATCCGTGACTCACCGGCGCTCAACGTGGCCGCCCGGCTGCGCCTGGACGGCGCCGACGTCACGGTCTTCGACCCCGAGGCGCTGGACAACGCCCGCAAGGCGTTCCCGCTCCTCGGCTACGCGATGTCGGCACAGGAGGCGCTCAGGGGAGCCGACCTCGTGCTGCATCTGACCGAGTGGCCGCAGTTCCGGGAGATCGACCCGGAGCGAGCCGCTCAGCTGGTGAACCGGCCGTGGATCGTGGACGGCAGGGGGGTACTCGACGCGGACCGCTGGACCGCGGCGGGCTGGCACTTCCGGGCGTTGGGCAGACCGGCGCCCGTCGGGGAGGGAATCCCTTCGGGGCTCTCAGGGGAGGGAAAGAAAT